Proteins from a genomic interval of Caldivirga sp.:
- a CDS encoding MFS transporter yields the protein MRTMKHVEYAASRNPFNGINNINITSRHFKILFTASMGFFTDAYDLFIIGAVLDIFRSTQINGFNLQTPILGIPAEGVVASSAILTAIIGQVLFGWLADYWGRKRIYGVEAVLMVV from the coding sequence ATGAGAACAATGAAGCATGTTGAGTACGCTGCCAGTAGGAATCCATTCAATGGGATCAATAACATTAATATTACTTCACGGCACTTTAAGATACTTTTCACAGCAAGCATGGGTTTCTTTACTGATGCATATGATTTGTTCATAATTGGTGCGGTACTTGACATATTCAGAAGCACGCAAATTAATGGTTTTAACCTACAAACACCCATACTGGGTATTCCAGCTGAGGGTGTTGTAGCTTCATCAGCAATATTAACTGCTATTATTGGTCAAGTGCTTTTTGGGTGGCTTGCGGATTATTGGGGTAGGAAGAGGATTTATGGTGTTGAGGCTGTGTTGATGGTTGTTG